In Vitis vinifera cultivar Pinot Noir 40024 chromosome 17, ASM3070453v1, one genomic interval encodes:
- the LOC100258795 gene encoding ABC transporter A family member 2 isoform X3 translates to MDLQRGLPLLIQQFGALFKKNFLLSWRNKGATFLQLFSSLFFIFLIFCIGKAIRSRFSSSTEYENVFDPKPLVSLPIPPCEDKFYTKLPCFDFVWSGNGSAKIQSIVNRIMTNNPGRPIPSDKVKSFSTRDEVDAWLYSDPMRCPGALHFVETNATVISYGLQTNSTPVSKRGHYEDPTFKFQIPLQIVAEREMARSLIGDPNFNWTARFKEFAHPAIEEFSVVAVVGPTFFLAIAMFGFVIQISSLITEKELKLRQAMTMMGLYDSAYWLSWLTWEGIIILIASLFIVLFGMMFQFDFFLNNSFSVVFLLFFLFQLNMLVTIFGFPYSNNFPNFYRIIWSLFPPNLLAEALSLLADATSTPQDPGISWSKRADCAPNDLDCVITINDIYIWLTATFFLWFLLAIYFDNIIPNSSGVRKSLFYFLKPGYWTGRGGNKVEEGGICSCIGSIPSLEDITPDDEDVLEEENKVKQQRREGVADPNIAVQICGLAKTYPGTTNIGCCKCKKTSPYHALKGLWVNFPKNQLFCLLGPNGAGKTTTINCLTGITPVTEGDALIYGYSIRSSVGMSNIRRIIGVCPQFDILWNSLSGQEHLELFSSIKGLPPSSVKSVAQKSLAEVKLTQAAKMRAGSYSGGMKRRLSVAIALIGDPKLVIMDEPTTGMDPITRRHVWDIIENAKKGRAIVLTTHSMEEADILSDRIGIMAKGRLRCIGTSIRLKSRFGTGFIAHVSFTGSTNGNTRPNDDAVTTPYHEAVKQFFKYHLDIVPKEENKAFLTFVIPHDREARLTKFFGELQDRETEFGIADIQLGLTTLEEVFLNIAKKAELESAAAEGSMESLTLTSGIVVQVPVGARFVGIPGTESAENPRGVMVEVQWEQDDTGSLCISEHSPETPVPPGIPQMPSLRRRSRTVQGVVIDPNQIVSNDDR, encoded by the exons ATGGATTTGCAGAGAGGATTGCCACTGCTAATCCAACAATTCGGTGCACTGTTCAAGAAGAATTTCCTTCTCTCATGGCGGAACAAGGGGGCGACGTTTCTTCAACTCTTCTCGTCTCTCTTCTTCATATTCCTCATCTTCTGTATCGGGAAAGCCATTCGTTCTCGGTTCTCCTCTTCTACAGAGTATGAAAACGTCTTTGATCCTAAGCCTCTGGTCTCTCTTCCGATTCCTCCTTGCGAGGATAAATTCTACACAAAGCTTCCTTGCTTCGACTTTGTTTGGAGCGGTAATGGAAGCGCTAAGATCCAGTCTATTGTCAATAGAATCATGACCAATAATCCTGGCCGCCCAATTCCTTCCGATAAG GTCAAATCATTTAGTACACGTGATGAAGTGGATGCATGGCTATATAGTGATCCAATGCGTTGCCCAGGAGCGCTGCATTTTGTAGAAACAAATGCTACTGTAATTAGCTATGGCTTACAAACTAATTCTACTCCAGTTAGTAAACGAGGGCATTATGAAGATCCCacattcaaatttcaaattccaCTCCAAATTGTTGCAGAACGTGAAATGGCTAGGTCTCTAATTGGAG ATCCAAACTTCAACTGGACTGCTAGATTTAAGGAATTTGCACACCCTGCAATAGAAGAGTTCTCTGTTGTGGCTGTAGTAGGTCCAACATTTTTCCTTGCAATTGCCATGTTTGGTTTTGTTATCCAAATTAGTTCCTTGATCACAGAGAAGGAACTAAAACTTCGCCAG GCAATGACAATGATGGGTCTTTATGATTCTGCCTACTGGTTGTCATGGCTCACATGGGAGGGAATTATCATACTTATTGCTTCACTTTTCATTGTTCTCTTTGGAATGATGTTCcagtttgattttttcttaaacAACAGTTTTTCAGTTGTATTCCTCTTGTTCTTCCTTTTCCAACTCAATAtg CTTGTTACAATATTTGGATTTCCCTATAGTAACAACTTTCCTAATTTCTATCGGATTATATGGTCACTATTCCCTCCTAATCTTCTTGCTGAAGCTCTATCATTGCTTGCTGATGCAACTTCCACTCCTCAAGATCCTGGGATTAGCTGGAGTAAACGAGCAGACTGTGCACCAAATGATTTGGATTGTGTCATTACAATT AATGATATCTATATATGGCTCACAGCCACATTTTTTCTATGGTTTCTTTTGGCCATCTACTTCGATAATATAATCCCAAATTCATCGGGTGTGAGGAAATCTCTATTTTACTTTTTGAAGCCTGGGTATTGGACAGGAAGAGGTGGAAACAAGGTGGAAG AGGGTGGCATTTGTAGTTGCATAGGTTCTATTCCATCTTTGGAGGACATCACTCCAGATGATGAAGATGTCCTTGAAGAGGAAAACAAAGTAAAACAACAAAGAAGGGAAGGTGTAGCTGATCCAAATATTGCAGTTCAGATATGCGGTCTTGCAAAAACATATCCTGGGACAACTAATATTGGTTGCTGTAAATGCAAGAAGACTTCGCCTTACCATGCTCTCAAG GGATTATGGGTGAACTTTCCAAAGAATCAACTATTTTGTCTCCTTGGACCCAATGGAGCTGGAAAAACTACTACAATTAATTGCTTGACTGGAATTACCCCAGTCACTGAGGGTGATG CATTAATATATGGATATTCCATTCGAAGCTCTGTAGGAATGTCAAACATTCGAAGAATCATAGGAGTTTGTCCCCAG TTTGACATTCTCTGGAATTCTTTGTCTGGTCAAGAGCACCTAGAGCTGTTCTCTAGCATTAAAGGCCTCCCCCCTTCTTCAGTCAAATCA GTTGCTCAAAAATCATTGGCAGAGGTGAAACTCACCCAAGCAGCCAAAATGAGAGCTGGGAGTTATAGTGGAGGAATGAAACGCCGCCTTAGTGTTGCTATAGCACTAATTGGTGATCCAAAGTTGGTCATTATGGATGAACCG ACAACTGGCATGGACCCGATAACGAGGAGGCATGTGTGGGACATAATAGAGAATGCAAAGAAAGGACGTGCCATTGTCCTAACTACACACTCAATGGAAGAAGCGGACATATTAAGTGACCGCATTGGAATCATGGCAAAGGGTAGGCTTCGTTGCATTGGGACCTCAATTAGGTTGAAGTCTCGGTTTGGAACTGGTTTTATTGCTCATGTAAGCTTCACTGGAAGCACGAATGGAAACACTCGCCCCAATGACGATGCAGTCACCACACCTTATCATGAGGCCGTAAAGCAATTCTTTAAATAT CATTTGGATATAGTGCCCAAAGAAGAGAACAAGGCCTTCTTGACTTTTGTCATTCCCCATGATCGAGAAGCACGGTTGACG AAATTCTTTGGGGAGCTCCAAGATAGAGAAACAGAATTTGGAATAGCAGACATTCAACTGGGGCTTACAACTCTTGAAGAAGTTTTCTTGAATATTGCAAAGAAGGCAGAGCTAGAAAGTGCCGCAGCTGAAGGGAGCATGGAATCTCTGACTTTAACATCCGGCATAGTGGTTCAG GTACCTGTGGGAGCCAGATTTGTGGGAATTCCAGGAACAGAGTCTGCAGAGAATCCCAGAGGAGTTATGGTAGAAGTACAATGGGAACAAGATGATACTGGTTCGCTCTGCATTTCCGAGCACTCGCCTGAGACTCCAGTACCTCCTGGCATCCCACAGATGCCTTCTTTGCGTAGAAGGTCAAGGACTGTTCAAGGGGTCGTGATTGACCCAAATCAAATTGTTTCAAATGATGATCGATGA
- the LOC100258795 gene encoding ABC transporter A family member 2 isoform X1: MDLQRGLPLLIQQFGALFKKNFLLSWRNKGATFLQLFSSLFFIFLIFCIGKAIRSRFSSSTEYENVFDPKPLVSLPIPPCEDKFYTKLPCFDFVWSGNGSAKIQSIVNRIMTNNPGRPIPSDKVKSFSTRDEVDAWLYSDPMRCPGALHFVETNATVISYGLQTNSTPVSKRGHYEDPTFKFQIPLQIVAEREMARSLIGDPNFNWTARFKEFAHPAIEEFSVVAVVGPTFFLAIAMFGFVIQISSLITEKELKLRQAMTMMGLYDSAYWLSWLTWEGIIILIASLFIVLFGMMFQFDFFLNNSFSVVFLLFFLFQLNMIGYAFMLSSFISKSSSSTIIGFCIFIFGFFSQVRFPLKFMEWKLHTQSSLINSIWSLQLVTIFGFPYSNNFPNFYRIIWSLFPPNLLAEALSLLADATSTPQDPGISWSKRADCAPNDLDCVITINDIYIWLTATFFLWFLLAIYFDNIIPNSSGVRKSLFYFLKPGYWTGRGGNKVEEGGICSCIGSIPSLEDITPDDEDVLEEENKVKQQRREGVADPNIAVQICGLAKTYPGTTNIGCCKCKKTSPYHALKGLWVNFPKNQLFCLLGPNGAGKTTTINCLTGITPVTEGDALIYGYSIRSSVGMSNIRRIIGVCPQFDILWNSLSGQEHLELFSSIKGLPPSSVKSVAQKSLAEVKLTQAAKMRAGSYSGGMKRRLSVAIALIGDPKLVIMDEPTTGMDPITRRHVWDIIENAKKGRAIVLTTHSMEEADILSDRIGIMAKGRLRCIGTSIRLKSRFGTGFIAHVSFTGSTNGNTRPNDDAVTTPYHEAVKQFFKYHLDIVPKEENKAFLTFVIPHDREARLTKFFGELQDRETEFGIADIQLGLTTLEEVFLNIAKKAELESAAAEGSMESLTLTSGIVVQVPVGARFVGIPGTESAENPRGVMVEVQWEQDDTGSLCISEHSPETPVPPGIPQMPSLRRRSRTVQGVVIDPNQIVSNDDR; the protein is encoded by the exons ATGGATTTGCAGAGAGGATTGCCACTGCTAATCCAACAATTCGGTGCACTGTTCAAGAAGAATTTCCTTCTCTCATGGCGGAACAAGGGGGCGACGTTTCTTCAACTCTTCTCGTCTCTCTTCTTCATATTCCTCATCTTCTGTATCGGGAAAGCCATTCGTTCTCGGTTCTCCTCTTCTACAGAGTATGAAAACGTCTTTGATCCTAAGCCTCTGGTCTCTCTTCCGATTCCTCCTTGCGAGGATAAATTCTACACAAAGCTTCCTTGCTTCGACTTTGTTTGGAGCGGTAATGGAAGCGCTAAGATCCAGTCTATTGTCAATAGAATCATGACCAATAATCCTGGCCGCCCAATTCCTTCCGATAAG GTCAAATCATTTAGTACACGTGATGAAGTGGATGCATGGCTATATAGTGATCCAATGCGTTGCCCAGGAGCGCTGCATTTTGTAGAAACAAATGCTACTGTAATTAGCTATGGCTTACAAACTAATTCTACTCCAGTTAGTAAACGAGGGCATTATGAAGATCCCacattcaaatttcaaattccaCTCCAAATTGTTGCAGAACGTGAAATGGCTAGGTCTCTAATTGGAG ATCCAAACTTCAACTGGACTGCTAGATTTAAGGAATTTGCACACCCTGCAATAGAAGAGTTCTCTGTTGTGGCTGTAGTAGGTCCAACATTTTTCCTTGCAATTGCCATGTTTGGTTTTGTTATCCAAATTAGTTCCTTGATCACAGAGAAGGAACTAAAACTTCGCCAG GCAATGACAATGATGGGTCTTTATGATTCTGCCTACTGGTTGTCATGGCTCACATGGGAGGGAATTATCATACTTATTGCTTCACTTTTCATTGTTCTCTTTGGAATGATGTTCcagtttgattttttcttaaacAACAGTTTTTCAGTTGTATTCCTCTTGTTCTTCCTTTTCCAACTCAATAtg ATTGGTTATGCTTTCATGCTGTCATCCTTCATAAGCAAGTCATCTTCATCTACAATTATTGGTTTTTGCATTTTTATCTTCGGATTTTTTTCACAGGTAAGGTTTCCCCTTAAATTTATGGAATGGAAATTACACACTCAGTCATCACTAATAAATTCAATTTGGTCATTGCAGCTTGTTACAATATTTGGATTTCCCTATAGTAACAACTTTCCTAATTTCTATCGGATTATATGGTCACTATTCCCTCCTAATCTTCTTGCTGAAGCTCTATCATTGCTTGCTGATGCAACTTCCACTCCTCAAGATCCTGGGATTAGCTGGAGTAAACGAGCAGACTGTGCACCAAATGATTTGGATTGTGTCATTACAATT AATGATATCTATATATGGCTCACAGCCACATTTTTTCTATGGTTTCTTTTGGCCATCTACTTCGATAATATAATCCCAAATTCATCGGGTGTGAGGAAATCTCTATTTTACTTTTTGAAGCCTGGGTATTGGACAGGAAGAGGTGGAAACAAGGTGGAAG AGGGTGGCATTTGTAGTTGCATAGGTTCTATTCCATCTTTGGAGGACATCACTCCAGATGATGAAGATGTCCTTGAAGAGGAAAACAAAGTAAAACAACAAAGAAGGGAAGGTGTAGCTGATCCAAATATTGCAGTTCAGATATGCGGTCTTGCAAAAACATATCCTGGGACAACTAATATTGGTTGCTGTAAATGCAAGAAGACTTCGCCTTACCATGCTCTCAAG GGATTATGGGTGAACTTTCCAAAGAATCAACTATTTTGTCTCCTTGGACCCAATGGAGCTGGAAAAACTACTACAATTAATTGCTTGACTGGAATTACCCCAGTCACTGAGGGTGATG CATTAATATATGGATATTCCATTCGAAGCTCTGTAGGAATGTCAAACATTCGAAGAATCATAGGAGTTTGTCCCCAG TTTGACATTCTCTGGAATTCTTTGTCTGGTCAAGAGCACCTAGAGCTGTTCTCTAGCATTAAAGGCCTCCCCCCTTCTTCAGTCAAATCA GTTGCTCAAAAATCATTGGCAGAGGTGAAACTCACCCAAGCAGCCAAAATGAGAGCTGGGAGTTATAGTGGAGGAATGAAACGCCGCCTTAGTGTTGCTATAGCACTAATTGGTGATCCAAAGTTGGTCATTATGGATGAACCG ACAACTGGCATGGACCCGATAACGAGGAGGCATGTGTGGGACATAATAGAGAATGCAAAGAAAGGACGTGCCATTGTCCTAACTACACACTCAATGGAAGAAGCGGACATATTAAGTGACCGCATTGGAATCATGGCAAAGGGTAGGCTTCGTTGCATTGGGACCTCAATTAGGTTGAAGTCTCGGTTTGGAACTGGTTTTATTGCTCATGTAAGCTTCACTGGAAGCACGAATGGAAACACTCGCCCCAATGACGATGCAGTCACCACACCTTATCATGAGGCCGTAAAGCAATTCTTTAAATAT CATTTGGATATAGTGCCCAAAGAAGAGAACAAGGCCTTCTTGACTTTTGTCATTCCCCATGATCGAGAAGCACGGTTGACG AAATTCTTTGGGGAGCTCCAAGATAGAGAAACAGAATTTGGAATAGCAGACATTCAACTGGGGCTTACAACTCTTGAAGAAGTTTTCTTGAATATTGCAAAGAAGGCAGAGCTAGAAAGTGCCGCAGCTGAAGGGAGCATGGAATCTCTGACTTTAACATCCGGCATAGTGGTTCAG GTACCTGTGGGAGCCAGATTTGTGGGAATTCCAGGAACAGAGTCTGCAGAGAATCCCAGAGGAGTTATGGTAGAAGTACAATGGGAACAAGATGATACTGGTTCGCTCTGCATTTCCGAGCACTCGCCTGAGACTCCAGTACCTCCTGGCATCCCACAGATGCCTTCTTTGCGTAGAAGGTCAAGGACTGTTCAAGGGGTCGTGATTGACCCAAATCAAATTGTTTCAAATGATGATCGATGA
- the LOC100258795 gene encoding ABC transporter A family member 2 isoform X2 produces the protein MDLQRGLPLLIQQFGALFKKNFLLSWRNKGATFLQLFSSLFFIFLIFCIGKAIRSRFSSSTEYENVFDPKPLVSLPIPPCEDKFYTKLPCFDFVWSGNGSAKIQSIVNRIMTNNPGRPIPSDKVKSFSTRDEVDAWLYSDPMRCPGALHFVETNATVISYGLQTNSTPVSKRGHYEDPTFKFQIPLQIVAEREMARSLIGDPNFNWTARFKEFAHPAIEEFSVVAVVGPTFFLAIAMFGFVIQISSLITEKELKLRQAMTMMGLYDSAYWLSWLTWEGIIILIASLFIVLFGMMFQFDFFLNNSFSVVFLLFFLFQLNMIGYAFMLSSFISKSSSSTIIGFCIFIFGFFSQLVTIFGFPYSNNFPNFYRIIWSLFPPNLLAEALSLLADATSTPQDPGISWSKRADCAPNDLDCVITINDIYIWLTATFFLWFLLAIYFDNIIPNSSGVRKSLFYFLKPGYWTGRGGNKVEEGGICSCIGSIPSLEDITPDDEDVLEEENKVKQQRREGVADPNIAVQICGLAKTYPGTTNIGCCKCKKTSPYHALKGLWVNFPKNQLFCLLGPNGAGKTTTINCLTGITPVTEGDALIYGYSIRSSVGMSNIRRIIGVCPQFDILWNSLSGQEHLELFSSIKGLPPSSVKSVAQKSLAEVKLTQAAKMRAGSYSGGMKRRLSVAIALIGDPKLVIMDEPTTGMDPITRRHVWDIIENAKKGRAIVLTTHSMEEADILSDRIGIMAKGRLRCIGTSIRLKSRFGTGFIAHVSFTGSTNGNTRPNDDAVTTPYHEAVKQFFKYHLDIVPKEENKAFLTFVIPHDREARLTKFFGELQDRETEFGIADIQLGLTTLEEVFLNIAKKAELESAAAEGSMESLTLTSGIVVQVPVGARFVGIPGTESAENPRGVMVEVQWEQDDTGSLCISEHSPETPVPPGIPQMPSLRRRSRTVQGVVIDPNQIVSNDDR, from the exons ATGGATTTGCAGAGAGGATTGCCACTGCTAATCCAACAATTCGGTGCACTGTTCAAGAAGAATTTCCTTCTCTCATGGCGGAACAAGGGGGCGACGTTTCTTCAACTCTTCTCGTCTCTCTTCTTCATATTCCTCATCTTCTGTATCGGGAAAGCCATTCGTTCTCGGTTCTCCTCTTCTACAGAGTATGAAAACGTCTTTGATCCTAAGCCTCTGGTCTCTCTTCCGATTCCTCCTTGCGAGGATAAATTCTACACAAAGCTTCCTTGCTTCGACTTTGTTTGGAGCGGTAATGGAAGCGCTAAGATCCAGTCTATTGTCAATAGAATCATGACCAATAATCCTGGCCGCCCAATTCCTTCCGATAAG GTCAAATCATTTAGTACACGTGATGAAGTGGATGCATGGCTATATAGTGATCCAATGCGTTGCCCAGGAGCGCTGCATTTTGTAGAAACAAATGCTACTGTAATTAGCTATGGCTTACAAACTAATTCTACTCCAGTTAGTAAACGAGGGCATTATGAAGATCCCacattcaaatttcaaattccaCTCCAAATTGTTGCAGAACGTGAAATGGCTAGGTCTCTAATTGGAG ATCCAAACTTCAACTGGACTGCTAGATTTAAGGAATTTGCACACCCTGCAATAGAAGAGTTCTCTGTTGTGGCTGTAGTAGGTCCAACATTTTTCCTTGCAATTGCCATGTTTGGTTTTGTTATCCAAATTAGTTCCTTGATCACAGAGAAGGAACTAAAACTTCGCCAG GCAATGACAATGATGGGTCTTTATGATTCTGCCTACTGGTTGTCATGGCTCACATGGGAGGGAATTATCATACTTATTGCTTCACTTTTCATTGTTCTCTTTGGAATGATGTTCcagtttgattttttcttaaacAACAGTTTTTCAGTTGTATTCCTCTTGTTCTTCCTTTTCCAACTCAATAtg ATTGGTTATGCTTTCATGCTGTCATCCTTCATAAGCAAGTCATCTTCATCTACAATTATTGGTTTTTGCATTTTTATCTTCGGATTTTTTTCACAG CTTGTTACAATATTTGGATTTCCCTATAGTAACAACTTTCCTAATTTCTATCGGATTATATGGTCACTATTCCCTCCTAATCTTCTTGCTGAAGCTCTATCATTGCTTGCTGATGCAACTTCCACTCCTCAAGATCCTGGGATTAGCTGGAGTAAACGAGCAGACTGTGCACCAAATGATTTGGATTGTGTCATTACAATT AATGATATCTATATATGGCTCACAGCCACATTTTTTCTATGGTTTCTTTTGGCCATCTACTTCGATAATATAATCCCAAATTCATCGGGTGTGAGGAAATCTCTATTTTACTTTTTGAAGCCTGGGTATTGGACAGGAAGAGGTGGAAACAAGGTGGAAG AGGGTGGCATTTGTAGTTGCATAGGTTCTATTCCATCTTTGGAGGACATCACTCCAGATGATGAAGATGTCCTTGAAGAGGAAAACAAAGTAAAACAACAAAGAAGGGAAGGTGTAGCTGATCCAAATATTGCAGTTCAGATATGCGGTCTTGCAAAAACATATCCTGGGACAACTAATATTGGTTGCTGTAAATGCAAGAAGACTTCGCCTTACCATGCTCTCAAG GGATTATGGGTGAACTTTCCAAAGAATCAACTATTTTGTCTCCTTGGACCCAATGGAGCTGGAAAAACTACTACAATTAATTGCTTGACTGGAATTACCCCAGTCACTGAGGGTGATG CATTAATATATGGATATTCCATTCGAAGCTCTGTAGGAATGTCAAACATTCGAAGAATCATAGGAGTTTGTCCCCAG TTTGACATTCTCTGGAATTCTTTGTCTGGTCAAGAGCACCTAGAGCTGTTCTCTAGCATTAAAGGCCTCCCCCCTTCTTCAGTCAAATCA GTTGCTCAAAAATCATTGGCAGAGGTGAAACTCACCCAAGCAGCCAAAATGAGAGCTGGGAGTTATAGTGGAGGAATGAAACGCCGCCTTAGTGTTGCTATAGCACTAATTGGTGATCCAAAGTTGGTCATTATGGATGAACCG ACAACTGGCATGGACCCGATAACGAGGAGGCATGTGTGGGACATAATAGAGAATGCAAAGAAAGGACGTGCCATTGTCCTAACTACACACTCAATGGAAGAAGCGGACATATTAAGTGACCGCATTGGAATCATGGCAAAGGGTAGGCTTCGTTGCATTGGGACCTCAATTAGGTTGAAGTCTCGGTTTGGAACTGGTTTTATTGCTCATGTAAGCTTCACTGGAAGCACGAATGGAAACACTCGCCCCAATGACGATGCAGTCACCACACCTTATCATGAGGCCGTAAAGCAATTCTTTAAATAT CATTTGGATATAGTGCCCAAAGAAGAGAACAAGGCCTTCTTGACTTTTGTCATTCCCCATGATCGAGAAGCACGGTTGACG AAATTCTTTGGGGAGCTCCAAGATAGAGAAACAGAATTTGGAATAGCAGACATTCAACTGGGGCTTACAACTCTTGAAGAAGTTTTCTTGAATATTGCAAAGAAGGCAGAGCTAGAAAGTGCCGCAGCTGAAGGGAGCATGGAATCTCTGACTTTAACATCCGGCATAGTGGTTCAG GTACCTGTGGGAGCCAGATTTGTGGGAATTCCAGGAACAGAGTCTGCAGAGAATCCCAGAGGAGTTATGGTAGAAGTACAATGGGAACAAGATGATACTGGTTCGCTCTGCATTTCCGAGCACTCGCCTGAGACTCCAGTACCTCCTGGCATCCCACAGATGCCTTCTTTGCGTAGAAGGTCAAGGACTGTTCAAGGGGTCGTGATTGACCCAAATCAAATTGTTTCAAATGATGATCGATGA